A genomic window from Luteolibacter sp. LG18 includes:
- the purM gene encoding phosphoribosylformylglycinamidine cyclo-ligase yields the protein MAGKLTYQQAGVDTRKAAALVGDIKTHVARTQANRKLFGAFGLFAACYDLSSYKEPVMMTGCDGVGTKLELLLEHDLLETAGKDLVAMSVNDILTTGGDPLLFLDYIGIAALDEDKITRLIGGMADYLEACNCILAGGETAEMPGIVPVDVIELSGFCIGCAEKSDLIDPTTVAVGDVLIGYASDSIHANGWSLVRRVLKDHAPDVTEEELGAWLQPTRLYHDVVNDLKASGVKPKAMSHITGGGLPENLERLFVGMGADLEIPKWELPGIDKLLAHVDAEDRFHTFNMGIGWVAIVAESDVESALKAGPGGTIIGRMVDAEGVRVKVRGE from the coding sequence ATGGCGGGCAAGCTCACGTATCAACAGGCAGGGGTGGACACGCGCAAGGCGGCCGCTCTGGTAGGGGACATCAAGACACACGTGGCTCGCACCCAGGCGAACCGCAAACTGTTCGGCGCGTTCGGGCTCTTCGCGGCCTGCTACGACCTGAGCTCCTACAAGGAGCCGGTGATGATGACTGGATGTGACGGTGTCGGCACCAAGCTGGAATTGCTCCTGGAGCACGACCTCCTCGAAACCGCGGGCAAGGACCTGGTGGCGATGAGCGTGAACGACATCCTCACCACCGGCGGCGACCCGCTGCTGTTCCTCGATTACATCGGCATCGCCGCCCTCGACGAGGACAAGATCACCCGCCTGATCGGCGGCATGGCCGACTATCTGGAGGCCTGCAATTGCATCCTGGCTGGCGGCGAGACCGCCGAAATGCCGGGCATCGTCCCCGTGGACGTGATCGAACTTTCCGGTTTCTGTATCGGCTGCGCTGAGAAATCCGACCTCATCGACCCGACGACTGTGGCGGTGGGTGACGTGCTCATCGGCTACGCTTCGGACAGCATCCACGCCAATGGCTGGTCGCTGGTGCGCCGGGTCCTCAAGGACCACGCCCCGGACGTGACGGAAGAAGAACTCGGCGCCTGGCTCCAGCCGACGCGCCTATACCACGATGTGGTGAACGACCTGAAGGCCTCCGGCGTGAAGCCCAAAGCCATGTCCCACATCACCGGCGGGGGACTGCCGGAGAACCTCGAGCGCCTCTTCGTGGGAATGGGCGCCGATCTGGAGATCCCGAAGTGGGAGCTCCCGGGCATCGACAAGCTCCTCGCACACGTGGACGCGGAAGACCGCTTCCACACCTTCAACATGGGCATCGGCTGGGTCGCCATTGTTGCCGAGTCCGACGTGGAATCCGCCCTCAAGGCGGGCCCCGGCGGAACAATTATCGGTCGCATGGTTGACGCGGA